The proteins below are encoded in one region of Bombus terrestris chromosome 7, iyBomTerr1.2, whole genome shotgun sequence:
- the LOC100647264 gene encoding paraplegin isoform X1, giving the protein MQSSIIYSERQYIVSRKLLGYLFKYNLKKHNVFNIISRNISFNNRWNRLCFPLSHQSYKIKHTGLSGTKLLFSKNESFRIYFSKFCNARSFSTSSSNHQRSSNESDNSNKENPKKSELNMLLLKFAIIFIICSVYYLIMSGIFDAIVVGMDWNDFINEVLLKGQVQEIRIYPNQVRAIVRTGATYRGKILFKQLTFYDIPDDVEEKIRAIEKRIGIRSEDGISIRYVHLNEEMAISEIIKILLTFGFFVLFFRHPMIKKQFANFSFMNKAKYTLVEPFSGKGVRFKDVAGLREAKIEVMEFVDYLKNPERYTKLGAKVPKGALLLGPPGCGKTLLAKAVATESNVPFLSMNGSEFTEVIGGLGAARVRDLFAEAKKRAPSIIYIDEIDAIGKKRENSYIGSADSESERTLNQLLVEMDGMIEAKDIIILASTNRAEVLDKALLRCGRFDRHILIDLPTLEERKDIFEYHLQSLSLEGTPMKYAKYLAHLTPGFSGAEIANVCNEAALHAANEKKVKIDNTDLMYAVDKVLGGTVKKSSTLTPSEKKVIVYHEAGHAVAAWMLEYANPLIKITIVPRTNKQLGFSQYSDSNLKLLSSKHLFERMCVLLGGRVAENIMFNKISTGAQNDLQKVTDMAYLQVQQFGMSPSVGLLSFDKELTSTKTKKPYSKKLGSLMDAEVRRIIVEAYKTTEKLLQDNKDKLITLAEELLKKETLTYKDIEALIGPPLFGKKDILELQEYNSGVE; this is encoded by the exons ATGCAGAGTTCGATAATATATTCCGAACGACAGTACATCGTTTCACGGAAACTTCTTGGATATTtgttcaaatataatttaaagaaacacAATGTATTTAACATTATCTCCAGAAATATTAGTTTTAATAACCGATGGAATAGGTTAtgttttccattatcacatcag tcgtataaaataaaacacacTGGATTAAGTGGGACGAAATTGCTGTTTTCAAAAAATGAGTCATTTAGAATTTACTTTTCAAAGTTCTGTAACGCAAGAAGTTTCAGCACAAGCTCTAGTAATCATCAACGCAGTTCCAATGAATCTGACAATTCTAATAAAGAAAACCCTAAAAAATCTGAATTAAATATGCTACTACTGAAATTTGCTATAATATTCATCATATGTTCcgtatattacttaattatgTCTGGAATCTTCGACGCAATA GTCGTAGGAATGGACTGGaatgattttataaatgaagTACTTTTAAAAGGACAAGTTCAAGAAATTAGGATTTATCCAAATCAGGTACGAGCTATAGTAAGAACAGGTGCTACTTATAGAGGAAAAATCCTGTTTAAACAGCTTACTTTTTATGATATTCCTGATGATGTTGAAGAAAAAATTAGGGCAATAGAAAAACGCATTGGCATTAGATCag agGATGGAATTTCAATTAGATATGTTCACCTGAATGAAGAAATGGCTATATCAGAGATAATTAAGATATTATTGACATTTGGGTTCTTTGTCTTGTTCTTCCGTCATCCAATGATAAAAAAGCAATTTGCCAATTTTTCCTTCATGAATAAAGCAAAATATACGTTAGTGGAACCTTTTTCTGGTAAAGGTGTTCGTTTTAAAGATGTTGCTGGTTTGAGAGAAGCCAAAATAGAAGTTATGGAATTTGTTGATTATCTTAAAAACCCTGAAAGATATACAAAGCTTGGTGCTAAAGTGCCTAAAG GAGCTTTACTCTTGGGACCACCTGGTTGCGGTAAAACACTTTTAGCTAAAGCTGTTGCAACTGAATCAAATGTTCCATTCTTATCAATGAATGGATCTGAATTCACTGAAGTAATAGGGGGACTAGGTGCTGCACGTGTAAGGGATTTATTTGCAGAAGCTAAAAAAAG AGCGCCCAGTATCATCTATATAGATGAAATTGATGCAATAGGGAAGAAACGAGAAAACTCATATATCGGATCTGCTGACAGTGAATCCGAGAGAACATTAAATCAACTTTTAGTAGAAATGGATGGAATGATAGAGGCAaaggatattattattttagccTCGACAAATAGAGCAGAAGTTCTAGATAAAGCTTTATTGAGATGTGGTAGATTTGATAGACATATTTTAATCGATCTTCCGActttagaagaaagaaaagacattTTTGAATATCATCTTCAGTCGTTATCATTGGAAGGCACTCCAATGAAATATGCTAAATATTTAGCTCATCTTACTCCCGGTTTTAGTG GAGCTGAGATAGCAAATGTCTGTAACGAAGCTGCATTACACGCAGCAAACgaaaaaaaagttaaaattgATAATACTGATCTCATGTATGCAGTTGATAAAGTATTGGGTGGTACAGTGAAAAAATCTAGTACATTGACACCCTCTGAGAAAAAAGTTATTGTTTATCATGAAGCTGGTCATGCAGTAGCAGCATGGATGTTGGAATATGCAAATcctttaattaaaataacaatagTACCAAGGACAAATAAACAATTGGGGTTTTCTCAGTATTCCGATTCAAATCTAAAACTTCTAAGTTCAAAACACCTTTTTGAACGTATGTGTGTACTATTAGGCGGTAGAGTTGcagaaaatataatgtttaacaAAATTTCCACTGGCGCACAAAATGATTTACAAAAGGTAACTGATATGGCATATCTCCAAGTTCAACAGTTTGGAATGAGTCCCTCTGTGGGTTTGCTTTCTTTTGATAAAGAGTTAACGAGCACG aaaactaaaaaacCATATAGCAAGAAGCTAGGAAGTTTAATGGATGCGGAGGTACGAAGAATAATCGTTGAAGCATATAAAACAACTGAGAAGTTATTACAagataataaagataaattgaTAACT TTGGCTGAAGAAC
- the LOC100647264 gene encoding paraplegin isoform X2 yields MLLLKFAIIFIICSVYYLIMSGIFDAIVVGMDWNDFINEVLLKGQVQEIRIYPNQVRAIVRTGATYRGKILFKQLTFYDIPDDVEEKIRAIEKRIGIRSEDGISIRYVHLNEEMAISEIIKILLTFGFFVLFFRHPMIKKQFANFSFMNKAKYTLVEPFSGKGVRFKDVAGLREAKIEVMEFVDYLKNPERYTKLGAKVPKGALLLGPPGCGKTLLAKAVATESNVPFLSMNGSEFTEVIGGLGAARVRDLFAEAKKRAPSIIYIDEIDAIGKKRENSYIGSADSESERTLNQLLVEMDGMIEAKDIIILASTNRAEVLDKALLRCGRFDRHILIDLPTLEERKDIFEYHLQSLSLEGTPMKYAKYLAHLTPGFSGAEIANVCNEAALHAANEKKVKIDNTDLMYAVDKVLGGTVKKSSTLTPSEKKVIVYHEAGHAVAAWMLEYANPLIKITIVPRTNKQLGFSQYSDSNLKLLSSKHLFERMCVLLGGRVAENIMFNKISTGAQNDLQKVTDMAYLQVQQFGMSPSVGLLSFDKELTSTKTKKPYSKKLGSLMDAEVRRIIVEAYKTTEKLLQDNKDKLITLAEELLKKETLTYKDIEALIGPPLFGKKDILELQEYNSGVE; encoded by the exons ATGCTACTACTGAAATTTGCTATAATATTCATCATATGTTCcgtatattacttaattatgTCTGGAATCTTCGACGCAATA GTCGTAGGAATGGACTGGaatgattttataaatgaagTACTTTTAAAAGGACAAGTTCAAGAAATTAGGATTTATCCAAATCAGGTACGAGCTATAGTAAGAACAGGTGCTACTTATAGAGGAAAAATCCTGTTTAAACAGCTTACTTTTTATGATATTCCTGATGATGTTGAAGAAAAAATTAGGGCAATAGAAAAACGCATTGGCATTAGATCag agGATGGAATTTCAATTAGATATGTTCACCTGAATGAAGAAATGGCTATATCAGAGATAATTAAGATATTATTGACATTTGGGTTCTTTGTCTTGTTCTTCCGTCATCCAATGATAAAAAAGCAATTTGCCAATTTTTCCTTCATGAATAAAGCAAAATATACGTTAGTGGAACCTTTTTCTGGTAAAGGTGTTCGTTTTAAAGATGTTGCTGGTTTGAGAGAAGCCAAAATAGAAGTTATGGAATTTGTTGATTATCTTAAAAACCCTGAAAGATATACAAAGCTTGGTGCTAAAGTGCCTAAAG GAGCTTTACTCTTGGGACCACCTGGTTGCGGTAAAACACTTTTAGCTAAAGCTGTTGCAACTGAATCAAATGTTCCATTCTTATCAATGAATGGATCTGAATTCACTGAAGTAATAGGGGGACTAGGTGCTGCACGTGTAAGGGATTTATTTGCAGAAGCTAAAAAAAG AGCGCCCAGTATCATCTATATAGATGAAATTGATGCAATAGGGAAGAAACGAGAAAACTCATATATCGGATCTGCTGACAGTGAATCCGAGAGAACATTAAATCAACTTTTAGTAGAAATGGATGGAATGATAGAGGCAaaggatattattattttagccTCGACAAATAGAGCAGAAGTTCTAGATAAAGCTTTATTGAGATGTGGTAGATTTGATAGACATATTTTAATCGATCTTCCGActttagaagaaagaaaagacattTTTGAATATCATCTTCAGTCGTTATCATTGGAAGGCACTCCAATGAAATATGCTAAATATTTAGCTCATCTTACTCCCGGTTTTAGTG GAGCTGAGATAGCAAATGTCTGTAACGAAGCTGCATTACACGCAGCAAACgaaaaaaaagttaaaattgATAATACTGATCTCATGTATGCAGTTGATAAAGTATTGGGTGGTACAGTGAAAAAATCTAGTACATTGACACCCTCTGAGAAAAAAGTTATTGTTTATCATGAAGCTGGTCATGCAGTAGCAGCATGGATGTTGGAATATGCAAATcctttaattaaaataacaatagTACCAAGGACAAATAAACAATTGGGGTTTTCTCAGTATTCCGATTCAAATCTAAAACTTCTAAGTTCAAAACACCTTTTTGAACGTATGTGTGTACTATTAGGCGGTAGAGTTGcagaaaatataatgtttaacaAAATTTCCACTGGCGCACAAAATGATTTACAAAAGGTAACTGATATGGCATATCTCCAAGTTCAACAGTTTGGAATGAGTCCCTCTGTGGGTTTGCTTTCTTTTGATAAAGAGTTAACGAGCACG aaaactaaaaaacCATATAGCAAGAAGCTAGGAAGTTTAATGGATGCGGAGGTACGAAGAATAATCGTTGAAGCATATAAAACAACTGAGAAGTTATTACAagataataaagataaattgaTAACT TTGGCTGAAGAAC